One part of the Polyangium spumosum genome encodes these proteins:
- a CDS encoding PilZ domain-containing protein codes for MEMLLANERRATRHAVPVECQVVREDDFTMLGAQGVDLSTCGMLLVADAPAAVGDDVLISLRIPGREQWIDARGKVARIADEHASTEGSRAVGIAFELPSIGTRHALEEALCVYPTAVSSREPRVDYAATVDMISLL; via the coding sequence ATGGAGATGTTGCTTGCCAACGAGCGGCGCGCCACGCGCCATGCCGTGCCCGTCGAGTGTCAGGTCGTCCGCGAGGACGACTTCACCATGCTCGGCGCGCAGGGCGTCGACCTGTCCACCTGCGGAATGCTCCTCGTCGCGGATGCGCCCGCGGCCGTGGGCGACGACGTCCTGATCTCGCTGCGCATCCCCGGGCGGGAGCAGTGGATCGACGCCCGCGGCAAGGTCGCGCGGATCGCCGACGAGCACGCCTCGACCGAGGGCAGCCGCGCCGTGGGCATCGCGTTCGAGCTCCCGTCGATCGGCACGCGCCACGCCCTCGAAGAGGCGCTCTGCGTGTACCCCACGGCCGTGTCTTCGCGCGAGCCCCGCGTCGATTACGCCGCCACGGTCGACATGATCAGCCTGCTTTAG
- a CDS encoding PAS domain S-box protein produces the protein MRPKQAQNARRFTKDTKRAMEHRDEVEALRAEVSALRAELAEVRAVRDRETQLAAGYRELFHGVPTAMAMTDGEGRVVEVNEAFISLLGYTQDDLRGRSTDEISHPDDLPVERTLFASLARGARPFVEFEKRYRRKDGTWMWARLFTGVARNEAGEIFAAYGVLKDAEEELSTTVTSVRAVEARNRALLDAVPDLLFVMSRDGRFLDCKPARDVPLLVSPAQFLGRRLVDVFPFDWARRQADVIRDVAEDGEARMDGYAVETPDGVMHFESMFSRASTGEVVVAIRDVTKRVRAEKERDRLAEEVSAQVNELRRWKALADRAPDGISIVGLDGGVTYANPAFEEMMGRGPLIGTNVSSLLATGEEARRIDAVLRSEGQHRGDIVLVRGDRTQITTQGVMFVMTNEDGTPASFGSIMRDRTEERLAEEERLLLREKLIQAQQKLIEELETPILPVAPGVLVMPLVGRVDTARAERLLGSLLEGTTTHGARVVILDITGVPVVDADVAEGLVRAARAVRLLGAETLLTGVGPLVARQLVAHAEEVSVLRPCSTLERAVALALGMSRARGERAGGGRQGDAKAG, from the coding sequence ATGCGCCCCAAACAGGCGCAGAACGCGCGCCGATTCACGAAGGACACGAAGCGGGCGATGGAGCATCGGGACGAGGTCGAGGCGCTACGCGCGGAGGTGAGCGCGCTGCGGGCAGAGCTCGCGGAGGTCCGCGCGGTGCGAGACCGAGAGACGCAGCTCGCCGCGGGTTATCGCGAGCTCTTCCACGGCGTCCCCACCGCCATGGCCATGACCGACGGCGAGGGGCGCGTCGTGGAGGTGAACGAGGCGTTCATCAGCCTGCTCGGCTACACGCAGGACGACCTGCGCGGCCGCTCCACCGACGAGATCTCCCACCCCGACGATCTGCCCGTCGAGCGGACGCTCTTCGCCTCCCTCGCGCGCGGCGCGCGGCCCTTCGTGGAGTTCGAGAAGCGCTACCGCCGCAAGGACGGAACCTGGATGTGGGCGCGCCTGTTCACCGGCGTCGCGCGGAACGAAGCGGGCGAGATTTTCGCCGCGTACGGGGTGCTGAAGGACGCGGAGGAGGAGCTCAGCACGACGGTGACGTCGGTGCGAGCGGTCGAGGCGCGTAACCGCGCCCTGCTCGACGCGGTGCCGGATCTGCTGTTCGTGATGAGCCGCGACGGTCGTTTCCTCGACTGCAAGCCGGCGCGGGACGTGCCGCTGCTCGTCTCGCCCGCGCAGTTCCTCGGCCGACGGCTCGTCGACGTGTTCCCGTTCGACTGGGCCAGGCGGCAGGCCGACGTCATCCGCGACGTGGCCGAGGACGGCGAGGCGAGGATGGATGGGTACGCCGTCGAGACGCCGGACGGGGTCATGCATTTCGAGTCGATGTTCTCACGGGCCAGCACGGGCGAGGTCGTCGTGGCGATCCGCGACGTGACGAAGCGCGTGCGGGCCGAGAAGGAGCGCGATCGGCTGGCCGAGGAGGTGAGCGCGCAGGTGAACGAGCTGCGGCGCTGGAAGGCGCTCGCCGACCGCGCGCCCGACGGGATCTCGATCGTCGGCCTCGACGGCGGCGTGACGTACGCGAACCCGGCGTTCGAGGAGATGATGGGGCGAGGGCCGCTCATCGGGACGAACGTGTCGAGCTTGCTCGCGACCGGCGAGGAGGCGCGCCGCATCGACGCGGTGCTCCGGAGCGAGGGCCAACACCGAGGCGATATCGTGCTCGTGCGCGGCGATCGGACGCAGATCACCACGCAGGGCGTGATGTTCGTCATGACGAACGAGGACGGGACGCCCGCGTCGTTCGGCAGCATCATGCGGGATCGGACCGAGGAGCGCCTCGCGGAGGAGGAGCGGCTCTTGCTCCGCGAGAAGCTCATCCAGGCGCAGCAGAAGCTCATCGAGGAGCTCGAGACGCCGATCCTGCCCGTGGCGCCGGGCGTGCTGGTGATGCCGCTCGTCGGGCGGGTGGACACGGCGCGCGCCGAGCGCCTGCTCGGCTCGCTCCTCGAGGGGACCACGACGCACGGGGCGCGCGTGGTGATCCTCGACATCACGGGCGTGCCGGTGGTGGACGCGGACGTGGCCGAAGGTCTCGTGCGGGCGGCGCGCGCCGTGCGGCTGCTCGGCGCCGAGACGCTCCTCACGGGCGTCGGCCCCCTCGTCGCGCGGCAGCTCGTCGCGCACGCCGAGGAGGTCTCGGTGCTGCGGCCCTGCAGCACGCTCGAGCGCGCCGTCGCGCTCGCGCTCGGGATGTCGCGAGCGCGAGGGGAGCGCGCCGGAGGCGGCCGGCAGGGCGACGCTAAAGCAGGCTGA